A region of marine bacterium B5-7 DNA encodes the following proteins:
- the nudE gene encoding ADP compounds hydrolase NudE: MYNAVESVSEDVVMSVKSPPEILSQEVVASSKIFSIEQVHLRFSNGEERIYERFLSRNRGAVMILPFLNDNTILMIREYAVGMEDYELTLPKGLIDPGETFEEAANRELKEEVGYGAKQIAPLRSFSMSPGHGRASMHCFVAEDLYPERLEGDEPEPLEVIEVSFDDLSEIIQREDVNDARTIATLLYYQQLHR, encoded by the coding sequence ATGTATAATGCCGTTGAGTCTGTTAGCGAGGATGTTGTCATGTCAGTGAAATCTCCACCTGAAATCTTATCACAAGAAGTGGTCGCAAGCTCAAAAATATTTTCAATTGAGCAAGTACATTTACGTTTTAGCAATGGCGAAGAACGTATCTATGAACGCTTTCTTTCACGCAACCGTGGCGCGGTGATGATATTACCCTTTCTTAATGACAATACCATTCTGATGATCCGAGAATATGCGGTAGGCATGGAAGATTACGAACTGACGCTGCCCAAAGGCTTAATCGATCCGGGTGAAACCTTTGAGGAAGCGGCGAATCGCGAACTCAAAGAAGAAGTCGGTTACGGTGCCAAGCAGATTGCACCACTGCGTAGCTTTAGCATGTCGCCAGGGCATGGTCGCGCCAGCATGCATTGCTTTGTCGCCGAGGACTTATATCCAGAGCGATTGGAAGGTGATGAGCCAGAGCCATTAGAGGTCATCGAGGTGTCTTTTGATGATTTAAGTGAGATTATTCAACGCGAAGATGTCAATGATGCACGAACGATTGCGACGCTTCTGTATTATCAACAGTTACATCGTTAA
- the rpe gene encoding ribulose-phosphate 3-epimerase — translation MSNITLAPSLLAADVARLGEEAQAVLTAGADVIHLDIMDNHFVPNLTFGPDVCRALRNTGITAPIDVHLMINPVESMIDRFADVGASWITIHAPACDNVQTSLDHIHKRGCLAGLALNPDENIDTIAPFLASLDLVLMMSVFPGFGGQTFIPETLDRLRAIRTMIEAQPREIKLSVDGGVHQDNIAEAHAAGADTFVMGTGIFSAEDYEDRIKAIQAVIDGDPASSAG, via the coding sequence ATGTCTAATATTACGCTGGCGCCATCTTTGCTGGCGGCAGATGTGGCACGCTTGGGTGAAGAAGCCCAAGCTGTGCTAACAGCAGGTGCTGATGTCATTCATCTCGACATCATGGACAATCATTTTGTTCCTAATTTAACGTTTGGCCCAGATGTCTGTCGCGCTTTGCGCAATACAGGGATTACTGCACCGATTGACGTGCATTTAATGATTAATCCCGTCGAGTCCATGATAGATAGATTTGCCGATGTAGGGGCAAGTTGGATCACCATCCATGCGCCAGCATGTGACAATGTACAAACCAGCTTAGATCACATCCACAAACGGGGTTGTTTAGCTGGACTTGCGTTAAACCCAGATGAAAATATCGATACTATCGCGCCTTTCTTGGCTTCTTTAGACTTAGTATTAATGATGAGTGTCTTCCCTGGGTTTGGTGGTCAAACATTTATTCCTGAGACACTCGATCGTTTGCGCGCAATACGCACAATGATTGAGGCACAGCCGCGTGAGATTAAACTCAGTGTTGATGGCGGCGTTCATCAAGACAATATTGCTGAAGCCCATGCAGCTGGTGCGGATACTTTTGTGATGGGTACCGGGATTTTTTCTGCAGAGGATTATGAAGATCGGATTAAGGCGATTCAGGCAGTAATAGATGGAGATCCCGCATCAAGTGCGGGATGA
- a CDS encoding coproporphyrinogen III oxidase, giving the protein MTTSSLTDSTALYIHFPWCIRKCPYCDFNSHTLREETVPEKQYVDTLLKDLRQDIARYGARPVQSIFMGGGTPSLFSGDAMKTLLDGIRTLLPLDTDAEITLEANPGTVDNTHFVGYRQAGINRLSIGIQSFDAAQLKTLGRIHDSSQALNAVSVARNAGFDNINLDIMHGLPNQTVDAAMQDLQQAIDCQPTHLSWYELTLEPNTLFHRHPPKTPDGDTLWVMQEKGKSLLQQAGFLQYEVSAYAQPNKQCQHNLTYWRFGDYYGIGAGAHSKLTDPRTGDIVRLTKYKQPKQYLEVRDDDSTSRRSRVKPGMTVVDNTTTKCADDFVLERRTLEKAALPFEYMLNVLRLQAAVSRTHFETTTGLSFDVLQPALTELMTKELITFTPDGFTLTDHGHRFLNDVVSGFL; this is encoded by the coding sequence ATGACAACATCCTCGCTAACAGACTCAACGGCATTATACATCCATTTCCCCTGGTGTATACGCAAATGCCCTTATTGTGATTTCAACTCGCATACTTTGCGCGAAGAAACTGTGCCTGAAAAACAGTATGTCGACACCTTATTAAAAGACCTGCGTCAAGATATTGCTCGCTACGGTGCACGCCCGGTTCAGTCCATTTTTATGGGAGGCGGCACCCCCAGTTTATTTTCTGGTGATGCGATGAAAACATTACTCGATGGCATCAGGACATTATTACCGCTAGATACGGATGCCGAAATCACCCTAGAAGCAAATCCTGGCACCGTGGATAACACACACTTTGTTGGATATCGTCAGGCTGGCATTAACCGATTATCCATCGGCATACAAAGTTTTGACGCAGCGCAATTAAAAACTTTAGGGCGCATTCATGATAGTTCGCAAGCATTAAACGCGGTATCTGTCGCACGTAACGCTGGCTTTGACAATATTAACTTAGACATTATGCATGGTTTGCCCAACCAAACTGTTGATGCTGCGATGCAAGATTTACAACAAGCGATTGATTGCCAACCGACACACCTTTCTTGGTATGAATTAACCTTGGAACCGAACACTTTATTTCATCGTCATCCACCAAAAACACCCGACGGTGATACGCTGTGGGTTATGCAAGAAAAAGGTAAAAGTTTGCTGCAGCAAGCAGGTTTTTTGCAATACGAGGTCTCGGCATACGCGCAGCCGAATAAACAGTGTCAACATAACCTTACCTATTGGCGCTTCGGCGATTATTATGGCATTGGTGCAGGCGCGCATAGTAAGCTGACTGATCCGAGAACCGGCGATATTGTGCGTTTAACAAAATACAAGCAACCGAAGCAATATCTGGAAGTGCGGGATGACGACAGTACTAGCAGGAGATCCCGGGTCAAGCCCGGGATGACAGTAGTGGACAACACAACAACGAAATGTGCCGATGATTTTGTTTTAGAACGACGAACCTTAGAGAAAGCTGCATTACCATTTGAATATATGTTGAATGTGTTACGCCTGCAGGCAGCTGTCTCACGCACACACTTTGAAACCACGACAGGCTTATCCTTTGATGTGTTGCAGCCCGCGCTCACTGAGCTAATGACCAAAGAATTAATTACTTTCACACCCGATGGCTTTACGCTCACCGATCACGGGCATCGTTTTTTAAATGATGTGGTCAGTGGGTTTTTGTAA
- the mdh gene encoding malate dehydrogenase: MKNRMKVAVTGAAGQIGYALLFRIASGQMFGPETEVDLQLIELEAALPALEGVAMELDDCAFPLLRSIQCTADLNAGFNGVNTAVLVGSAPRKAGMERADLLKINGGIFQKQGRAINDAAADDAKVFVVGNPCNTNCLIAMHHAPDMPNDRFFAMTTLDELRAKTQLAKKANVHVTDIRNMIIWGNHSSTQFPDFSNARIDGKPAADVITDRAWFTDNFIPTVQKRGAAIIAARGASSAASAANAAINGVYHLYHDTDAPFSMCLVSNGEYGVDEGLIFSFPCKTVGGKVQVITGAEHDAFGQEKFQATLDELRQERDTVKSLGLLDV, encoded by the coding sequence ATGAAAAATCGTATGAAAGTCGCCGTCACAGGCGCAGCCGGTCAAATTGGTTATGCCCTTTTATTTCGTATTGCATCCGGACAAATGTTCGGTCCAGAAACTGAAGTTGACTTACAATTAATTGAACTTGAAGCCGCATTACCTGCACTAGAGGGTGTGGCAATGGAATTAGATGATTGCGCATTTCCATTATTGCGTAGCATTCAATGCACTGCCGATCTAAACGCAGGTTTTAATGGTGTAAACACCGCTGTATTAGTCGGTTCGGCACCACGTAAAGCTGGCATGGAACGTGCAGATTTATTAAAAATTAATGGCGGTATTTTTCAGAAACAAGGTCGCGCCATTAACGATGCCGCTGCTGACGATGCAAAAGTATTTGTTGTGGGCAATCCTTGCAATACGAATTGCCTGATTGCCATGCACCATGCACCAGACATGCCGAATGATCGTTTCTTCGCCATGACAACACTCGATGAATTGCGTGCGAAAACGCAGCTTGCGAAAAAAGCCAATGTGCATGTCACTGATATTCGTAACATGATTATCTGGGGTAACCATTCCAGCACACAATTTCCTGATTTTTCAAATGCACGCATCGATGGAAAACCTGCAGCGGATGTCATTACGGATCGCGCTTGGTTTACCGATAATTTCATCCCAACCGTGCAAAAACGTGGGGCAGCGATTATCGCAGCACGTGGTGCATCTTCCGCAGCATCTGCAGCAAATGCTGCAATTAATGGTGTTTATCATTTGTATCACGATACTGATGCACCCTTCTCTATGTGTCTCGTCTCTAACGGCGAATACGGCGTAGATGAAGGCTTGATTTTCTCTTTCCCTTGTAAAACCGTTGGTGGAAAAGTACAAGTGATCACGGGTGCTGAACACGATGCATTCGGTCAAGAGAAATTTCAGGCAACACTTGACGAGCTGCGTCAAGAACGCGACACCGTTAAATCTTTAGGCCTTCTCGATGTCTAA
- a CDS encoding aldo/keto reductase translates to MLFRKLGHSGPLVSAMGYGCMGMSEFYGATLDKHEAISLIRSAYQELEVTFFDTADMYGKGLSEEMLGEAVKPFRDKIVIATKCGIKRTEDDMSLDNSRNYVKAACDASLKRLETDYIDIFFLHRHDQKTPIEEPIMAMKELIQEGKVHYVGLSEVNADIIKKAHAILGDRLVAVETEYSLTVQNPANAVLPICRELGIGFVAYSPIARGFLTNTINSPLSFADDDFRNLVPQFQAGCFEENYKIVEKLTEIAKDNHLTTAQLSLGWLLAQGEDIIPIPGTTKFAHLKENVAATDALLTPETMRKIDTLMGENAVKGARLPQEILDALKMAQ, encoded by the coding sequence ATGTTATTTAGAAAATTGGGACATTCTGGCCCATTAGTCTCCGCCATGGGCTATGGTTGTATGGGGATGTCTGAGTTTTACGGTGCAACTTTAGATAAGCACGAAGCGATTTCTCTCATTAGATCTGCGTATCAAGAATTAGAGGTGACCTTTTTTGATACGGCGGATATGTATGGCAAAGGCTTAAGTGAGGAAATGCTCGGAGAAGCAGTTAAACCTTTTCGAGATAAAATTGTCATTGCGACAAAATGTGGGATAAAAAGAACAGAGGATGATATGTCTCTCGATAATTCTAGAAACTATGTCAAAGCTGCATGCGATGCAAGTTTAAAGAGGCTGGAAACAGACTATATAGATATTTTTTTCCTACATAGGCACGATCAAAAAACCCCGATAGAAGAACCTATCATGGCCATGAAAGAATTAATTCAAGAAGGTAAAGTGCATTATGTTGGTTTATCCGAGGTGAATGCTGACATTATTAAGAAAGCACATGCCATTCTAGGTGATAGACTAGTAGCAGTGGAAACTGAATATTCCCTGACAGTGCAAAACCCTGCGAATGCAGTCTTACCGATTTGCAGAGAACTTGGCATAGGCTTTGTCGCTTATAGTCCTATAGCAAGGGGCTTTCTTACAAATACCATTAACTCACCACTATCTTTTGCAGATGATGATTTTAGAAACCTCGTTCCTCAGTTCCAAGCCGGTTGTTTTGAAGAAAATTACAAGATCGTAGAAAAGCTTACTGAGATCGCAAAAGACAATCATTTAACGACAGCGCAATTATCTTTAGGGTGGTTATTAGCACAAGGTGAAGACATTATCCCTATCCCTGGGACAACGAAATTCGCGCACCTAAAGGAAAATGTTGCTGCAACGGATGCTCTCCTAACACCAGAAACTATGAGAAAAATTGACACGTTAATGGGAGAGAACGCTGTTAAAGGAGCAAGGTTGCCTCAAGAAATCTTAGACGCACTTAAAATGGCACAATGA
- a CDS encoding membrane protein, with translation MLFRRPILLSCFSAILALSACSRLNTGVNPQPAPHGGSEAGAVMGATTGVMGGTALVTLPFGAGIGTALGIATGAYYDSPQGIVSDLRKRHIQVTQVGDTTKIYLPVTRLFKIDQTTLNEKEAKPVLDDVAKLATRMKVVPVYVDAYSDNVLPMAMRQDITDQEAQQVAGFLWARGVHHLDIAKHGHGDAHPIATNETNLGSIQNRRVVVTLKQQVVSA, from the coding sequence ATGCTTTTCCGTCGCCCGATTCTTCTAAGCTGTTTCAGCGCAATCTTAGCGTTGTCAGCCTGTTCACGCCTCAATACTGGCGTGAATCCGCAGCCTGCACCTCATGGTGGTTCTGAGGCCGGTGCTGTCATGGGTGCGACCACGGGTGTTATGGGTGGTACCGCATTGGTGACATTACCTTTTGGTGCTGGTATTGGTACCGCGTTGGGTATTGCGACAGGCGCTTATTATGATTCGCCACAAGGTATCGTGTCCGATTTGCGTAAGCGACACATTCAAGTGACGCAGGTGGGTGATACGACCAAAATTTATTTGCCTGTGACGCGTTTGTTTAAGATCGATCAAACAACGTTGAATGAAAAAGAAGCCAAGCCCGTTTTAGATGATGTAGCCAAGTTGGCGACTCGCATGAAAGTGGTACCTGTGTACGTGGATGCTTACTCGGATAATGTATTGCCGATGGCAATGCGACAAGACATTACAGATCAAGAAGCGCAACAAGTTGCGGGCTTTTTATGGGCGCGCGGTGTACATCATCTAGATATTGCGAAGCATGGTCATGGTGATGCGCATCCTATCGCGACCAATGAGACGAACCTTGGTAGTATTCAAAATCGTCGAGTGGTTGTTACCTTGAAACAGCAAGTGGTGAGTGCTTAA
- the dapF gene encoding diaminopimelate epimerase: MKIEHWSCAGNKILIIDGRSENIAPEVMLFRVQNLYFDQALLIDASKQANTVAHYRIFNCDGSEAEQCGNGALCLAHYLWDEMEIMTRPFTLTCVAGEVLVRETNEHQLQIGLTAPTLKPAINVDGLTVYPVSVGNPHWVIPCDDLNDTARLQAFAENHLDQNIEFIQQRENHIKARVFERGAGETQACGSGSLAIAAVSHQQYQTRWPIEIKFPGGTLSISVDETHYFLQANAKRID; this comes from the coding sequence TTGAAAATAGAACACTGGTCTTGCGCAGGCAATAAAATTCTCATTATCGATGGGCGATCAGAAAATATCGCACCCGAAGTAATGCTATTTCGCGTTCAAAATCTATATTTTGATCAAGCATTGTTGATCGACGCGTCAAAACAAGCGAATACTGTCGCGCATTATCGTATTTTTAATTGCGATGGTAGTGAAGCTGAGCAATGTGGGAATGGGGCATTGTGTTTGGCGCACTATCTTTGGGATGAGATGGAGATCATGACACGCCCCTTTACCTTAACTTGTGTAGCCGGCGAAGTATTAGTGCGTGAAACAAATGAACATCAATTACAAATCGGTTTAACAGCACCTACGCTAAAACCAGCGATAAACGTCGATGGATTAACCGTGTATCCCGTTAGCGTGGGTAATCCGCATTGGGTGATCCCATGCGATGATTTAAATGACACAGCGAGACTACAAGCTTTCGCAGAAAATCATCTTGATCAAAACATTGAATTTATTCAACAAAGAGAAAACCATATTAAAGCGCGTGTTTTCGAACGTGGCGCGGGAGAAACACAAGCCTGCGGCAGTGGATCATTAGCGATTGCAGCAGTTTCACATCAACAATATCAAACAAGATGGCCCATTGAAATAAAATTTCCTGGGGGCACATTAAGCATTAGTGTCGATGAAACACACTATTTTTTGCAGGCTAATGCGAAACGTATTGATTAA